One stretch of Dokdonia sp. Hel_I_53 DNA includes these proteins:
- a CDS encoding NADPH-dependent FMN reductase, whose product MEKILVLSGSNSIHSINSQLLDFFVASINGYNVQRQSLLSYDIPMYNLDLENERGIPIDVKVVKNKIAESVGLIIGVNEHNGMISAFFKNIIDWLSRADRNFLEGKKILLVSTSPGARGGASAVEYMKNTIPRFGGKVVESFSFPSFQENFNVEQNTIINPTMNIGVGEVIASFIHQLED is encoded by the coding sequence ATGGAAAAAATTTTAGTCCTTTCTGGTAGCAATAGCATACATTCTATAAATAGTCAACTACTTGATTTTTTTGTTGCATCTATTAATGGATATAATGTACAGAGACAGTCTCTCTTGTCCTACGACATACCTATGTATAATTTAGATCTAGAAAATGAGAGAGGGATTCCTATTGATGTAAAAGTGGTTAAAAATAAAATAGCAGAATCCGTAGGACTTATTATTGGAGTTAATGAACATAATGGAATGATTTCTGCTTTTTTTAAAAATATAATCGACTGGCTCTCTAGGGCAGACCGTAATTTTTTAGAAGGAAAGAAAATTTTACTTGTAAGCACATCTCCAGGTGCAAGAGGAGGGGCTTCTGCAGTAGAATATATGAAAAATACGATTCCTCGCTTTGGAGGAAAGGTGGTTGAGAGTTTTAGCTTCCCATCATTTCAAGAAAATTTTAATGTAGAACAAAACACCATTATTAATCCCACTATGAATATTGGAGTAGGAGAGGTCATCGCTTCATTTATTCACCAGTTAGAAGATTAG
- a CDS encoding outer membrane protein transport protein, with protein sequence MKKIIFLIVVMTTGASFAQTISEALQYSSVNVTGTARYRAMNGAFGALGGDLSAIGDNPASSAVFTNGTATFTLASDHLENEASYFGGNTIVSNTDTAINQLGGVFILDGTSGTKWNKITLGFNYDRTSNFNNQYIAQGFNLNSISEYFAIYAQGVPLSDLETRENESIAQLYQFLGEDQGYGSQQALLGFQSYILEPTSYDSNNTTYGVNTVGTVYDQEYTSLSSGSNGKASFNIAAQYGDDLYLGINLNSHFLDTNRSTVLFESNNAGAPPANEGFTNVTDIRFENNLRTLGSGFSFQVGAISKFNDNIRLGFTYESPTWYTISEENTQRLSTTSIDDLGIFTTQINPEVVNVYQDYEIKTPGKYTSSVAYVFGSQGLISFDYSYRDMTNLRFRPERDPFFNSKNNEINDILRAVNTFKLGAEMRSNKWSYRAGGRYETSPYHNQNLLGATYGYSAGLGYNFGQIKIDVAYDQFFQDSAERLYSVGLIDRAQINKTNSSLVGTLTLSL encoded by the coding sequence ATGAAAAAAATAATCTTTTTAATAGTGGTTATGACCACAGGCGCGAGCTTTGCCCAAACGATATCCGAAGCATTACAATATAGTTCTGTTAATGTTACAGGTACTGCACGTTATAGAGCTATGAATGGAGCGTTCGGTGCATTGGGTGGAGATTTAAGTGCCATTGGAGATAATCCTGCGAGTAGTGCGGTCTTTACAAATGGTACAGCAACTTTTACATTAGCAAGTGATCATTTAGAAAATGAAGCATCTTATTTTGGAGGAAATACGATAGTATCCAACACTGATACAGCAATTAATCAACTAGGTGGTGTTTTTATTTTAGATGGTACTTCTGGTACAAAATGGAATAAAATTACTCTAGGTTTTAATTATGATCGTACCAGTAATTTTAATAATCAATACATTGCACAAGGATTTAATTTAAATTCTATTTCAGAATACTTTGCAATCTATGCTCAAGGTGTACCTTTAAGTGATTTAGAAACACGTGAAAATGAATCTATCGCTCAATTGTATCAATTTTTAGGAGAGGATCAAGGTTATGGATCTCAACAGGCATTATTAGGTTTTCAATCATATATCTTAGAGCCAACTTCCTATGATTCTAATAATACAACCTACGGTGTAAATACAGTTGGAACAGTATACGATCAAGAATATACATCTCTATCAAGTGGTTCTAATGGTAAAGCATCTTTCAACATAGCAGCTCAATATGGTGATGATTTATACTTGGGTATTAATTTAAACTCTCATTTCTTAGATACCAACAGATCTACTGTACTCTTTGAAAGTAATAATGCTGGAGCACCCCCTGCTAATGAGGGTTTTACAAATGTAACAGATATTCGGTTTGAAAATAACTTAAGAACATTGGGAAGTGGTTTTTCTTTTCAGGTGGGAGCGATATCTAAATTTAACGATAATATACGTTTAGGATTCACCTATGAATCACCTACTTGGTACACAATTTCTGAAGAAAACACACAACGTTTATCTACAACTTCAATCGATGATTTAGGGATTTTTACAACTCAAATTAATCCAGAGGTTGTAAATGTCTATCAAGACTATGAAATAAAAACACCTGGAAAATATACATCAAGTGTTGCTTACGTTTTTGGATCTCAGGGCTTGATTAGTTTTGATTACTCTTATAGGGATATGACTAATTTAAGATTCCGTCCAGAGAGGGATCCATTTTTTAATTCAAAAAACAATGAAATCAACGATATATTAAGAGCTGTAAATACTTTTAAACTAGGTGCAGAAATGCGATCAAATAAATGGAGTTATAGAGCTGGAGGTCGTTATGAAACAAGTCCTTATCATAATCAAAATTTATTAGGTGCAACATATGGTTATTCTGCTGGTCTAGGGTACAATTTTGGACAAATTAAGATAGATGTAGCTTATGATCAATTTTTTCAAGATAGTGCTGAACGGTTATATTCTGTAGGACTCATTGATAGGGCTCAAATAAATAAAACAAACTCATCTCTGGTAGGTACGCTTACATTAAGCTTATAA
- a CDS encoding HU family DNA-binding protein, translating to MNKSELIDGMAEHAGITKAAAKKALESFLGDVESTLKKGGRVSLVGFGSWSVSKRNAREGRNPQTGKTIQIAAKNVVKFKAGSELADAVN from the coding sequence ATGAACAAATCAGAATTAATCGATGGAATGGCAGAGCACGCTGGTATTACAAAAGCTGCAGCAAAAAAAGCATTAGAATCTTTCTTAGGAGATGTGGAAAGCACTCTTAAAAAAGGAGGGCGTGTTTCTCTTGTAGGATTTGGATCTTGGTCTGTTTCTAAGCGTAACGCACGTGAAGGAAGAAATCCACAGACTGGAAAAACGATTCAAATCGCAGCAAAGAATGTTGTAAAATTCAAAGCTGGATCTGAGCTTGCAGACGCTGTAAACTAA
- a CDS encoding alpha-amylase family glycosyl hydrolase, producing MNSTLRIIILIFFICISCQYKETSIQDKKSSETSPFFWEAANMYFLLTDRFYNGTTSNDVNFDRTRETGVLRGFKGGDLIGIRKKIEEGYFTDLGINAIWFTPVVEQIHDVVDEGTGPTYGYHGYWAKDWTALDPNFGTREDLKAVVDEAHKRGIRIVMDVVLNHTGPVTIKDPFWGEDWARENPNCKFSTYENTTACSLVENLPDILTESNVEVMLPETLIKKWKKEGRYKQEIEELDDYFAINKLSKTPRNYIIKWLTDFIEEFGIDAFRVDTTKHVDEASWVILREQSEKAFNTYKSKNPKKVLDDIGFFMFGEVYNYSIDNGREYDFGDKKVDYFENGFDNLINFQFKYDAENSYEDLFSKYASLKDSVFSDKSFVNYATSHDDGQPFDKNRTRSKEIASKLLLTTGISQIYYGDETGRDLTIEGANGDATLRSFMNWEDLKNPQTQELLSHWQKLGRFRIAHPAIGAGKHKMISEEPYIFRRYFEKNGFKDEVIVGLELPIGTKVIELNNAFAKAEHVTDTYSGKTVPVIDGEITLDTPYGTVLLEIAKN from the coding sequence ATGAATAGTACACTAAGAATTATCATATTAATTTTTTTCATATGTATTTCTTGCCAATATAAGGAAACTAGCATTCAAGATAAAAAATCCTCTGAAACGTCTCCATTTTTTTGGGAAGCAGCAAATATGTATTTCTTACTAACAGATCGCTTTTATAATGGCACTACATCAAATGATGTTAATTTTGATCGTACAAGAGAAACAGGTGTTCTACGTGGTTTTAAAGGAGGTGACTTAATAGGAATTAGAAAAAAAATTGAAGAGGGTTATTTTACAGATTTAGGGATTAATGCAATTTGGTTTACTCCTGTAGTAGAGCAGATACACGATGTCGTAGATGAAGGTACTGGACCCACATATGGGTATCATGGTTATTGGGCAAAAGATTGGACTGCGCTAGATCCTAACTTTGGCACCCGTGAAGATCTTAAGGCAGTTGTAGATGAAGCTCATAAAAGAGGTATCCGTATTGTTATGGATGTTGTCCTTAATCATACAGGGCCTGTCACAATAAAAGACCCTTTTTGGGGTGAAGATTGGGCTAGAGAGAATCCTAACTGTAAATTTTCTACTTATGAGAATACAACTGCTTGTAGCCTTGTTGAAAATCTCCCTGACATTCTCACAGAGAGCAATGTGGAGGTAATGCTTCCTGAGACACTTATAAAAAAATGGAAAAAAGAAGGTCGCTACAAGCAAGAAATAGAAGAACTAGATGATTATTTTGCAATAAATAAGCTTTCTAAAACCCCACGAAATTATATAATCAAATGGTTAACTGATTTTATAGAAGAGTTTGGAATTGATGCATTTAGAGTAGATACTACAAAACATGTTGATGAAGCTTCTTGGGTTATTTTACGTGAGCAATCTGAAAAAGCATTTAATACTTACAAAAGTAAAAATCCTAAAAAAGTGCTGGATGATATAGGTTTTTTCATGTTTGGAGAAGTATACAATTATTCTATTGACAACGGCAGAGAATACGATTTTGGTGATAAAAAGGTCGACTATTTTGAAAATGGTTTTGACAATCTTATTAATTTCCAGTTTAAATATGATGCAGAAAATAGTTATGAAGATCTCTTTAGTAAATATGCTTCACTAAAGGATTCTGTATTTTCAGATAAAAGCTTTGTTAATTACGCCACCTCTCATGATGATGGCCAGCCTTTTGACAAGAACCGTACGCGCTCAAAAGAAATAGCATCTAAATTATTGCTCACCACTGGTATTTCTCAAATTTATTATGGTGATGAAACAGGGAGAGACCTTACTATTGAGGGAGCAAATGGGGATGCTACTTTACGGAGTTTTATGAATTGGGAAGATTTAAAAAATCCTCAAACTCAAGAACTACTGTCTCACTGGCAAAAGTTAGGTAGATTCAGAATAGCTCACCCAGCTATAGGTGCAGGAAAACACAAAATGATTTCAGAAGAACCTTACATCTTTAGACGTTATTTCGAAAAAAACGGTTTTAAGGATGAAGTTATTGTAGGCCTTGAACTTCCAATTGGAACTAAAGTTATTGAGCTAAATAACGCTTTCGCGAAAGCAGAGCATGTAACAGACACGTATTCTGGAAAAACAGTCCCCGTAATTGATGGTGAAATTACACTTGATACTCCCTATGGAACAGTACTGCTAGAAATAGCTAAAAACTAA
- the menA gene encoding 1,4-dihydroxy-2-naphthoate octaprenyltransferase, which translates to MPSFKIWLSAARPRTLPLSISGILVGGGLALQEGAFNWTVFLLSLFATLGFQIISNYANDYGDGLKGTDNKDRVGPVRAMQSGLLTESQLRWAIILTSVFTTSIVVVLIYTAFGGDQLLLSLLFMILGIAAIISAIKYTVGKSAYGYRGLGDIFVFIFFGIIGVCGSFYLFAQFLSIYQFLPAITIGALSTMVLHLNNMRDREADQKVGKNTLAVYLGKDGSLRYHLILYVVAVLSWLTFLLMTAIDLLSYISLIAMIPLSMHMVKVYKTTSHVLLDPELKKVALSTFVLALLFFIGSYV; encoded by the coding sequence ATGCCTTCATTTAAAATTTGGCTAAGTGCCGCACGACCTAGAACATTACCATTATCTATATCTGGAATTTTAGTGGGGGGTGGTTTAGCGCTTCAAGAAGGAGCATTTAATTGGACTGTATTTCTGTTATCTCTCTTTGCTACCTTAGGTTTTCAGATCATTTCAAATTATGCAAACGATTATGGAGATGGATTAAAAGGTACAGACAATAAAGATCGTGTTGGGCCAGTGAGAGCAATGCAAAGCGGCTTACTTACTGAAAGTCAGCTTAGGTGGGCTATTATTTTGACTTCTGTTTTTACAACAAGTATCGTTGTAGTTTTAATTTATACAGCTTTTGGAGGAGATCAACTATTACTTTCTTTACTATTTATGATACTAGGAATTGCGGCGATTATTTCTGCAATAAAGTATACGGTGGGAAAAAGTGCTTATGGATATAGAGGGCTAGGAGATATTTTTGTTTTTATATTCTTTGGAATTATAGGTGTTTGTGGGTCTTTTTATCTGTTTGCACAATTTCTTTCTATCTATCAATTTTTACCTGCTATAACTATTGGGGCTTTATCGACAATGGTATTGCATTTAAATAATATGAGAGATAGAGAAGCCGACCAAAAAGTAGGAAAGAATACACTTGCCGTCTATCTTGGAAAGGATGGATCCCTTAGATATCACTTAATACTCTACGTTGTGGCTGTATTAAGCTGGTTGACCTTCCTTCTTATGACCGCTATAGATCTTTTGAGCTATATTTCATTAATTGCAATGATACCTCTTAGCATGCACATGGTAAAAGTTTACAAAACAACTTCTCATGTATTATTAGATCCAGAATTAAAGAAAGTTGCACTATCTACATTTGTACTTGCGCTTTTATTTTTTATAGGAAGCTATGTTTAG
- the fmt gene encoding methionyl-tRNA formyltransferase, giving the protein MREIRIVFMGTPEFAVTILSGLLEEGYNVVGVITAPDRPAGRGQKLRKSDVKAYAEAHNLPILQPTNLKDTSFIEELKALNANLQIVVAFRMLPKVVWEMPDYGTFNLHASLLPQYRGAAPINWAIINGETETGVTTFFIDDKIDTGEIILQEKITIDDKENAGHLHDRLMIAGKSLVIKTVQSIENKEVKTYVQNDDFQLKTAYKLHSENTKINWTAPLQDIYNLIRGLSPYPSAYTILENGGKEQRVKIYNAFAKAESQMYIPPGAVTIADDHLAIATPEGYICITEMQLSGKKKMAVKDLLNGYKFDKNAKMR; this is encoded by the coding sequence ATGAGAGAGATACGCATTGTTTTTATGGGCACACCAGAATTTGCTGTAACCATTCTGAGTGGACTTTTAGAAGAAGGGTATAATGTAGTTGGAGTAATCACAGCACCAGATCGACCTGCTGGCCGGGGGCAGAAATTACGTAAAAGTGATGTTAAAGCGTATGCAGAGGCACACAATCTACCCATATTACAACCCACAAATCTAAAAGACACTTCGTTTATTGAGGAGCTTAAAGCATTAAATGCAAATCTACAAATTGTAGTAGCCTTTAGAATGTTACCTAAGGTGGTATGGGAAATGCCAGATTATGGAACCTTTAACCTTCATGCATCATTACTACCGCAATATAGAGGCGCCGCTCCTATAAATTGGGCAATTATCAATGGTGAAACAGAAACAGGAGTCACAACATTCTTTATAGATGATAAAATTGATACTGGAGAAATCATTTTACAAGAAAAAATTACAATAGATGATAAAGAGAATGCAGGACATTTACACGACCGTTTAATGATTGCAGGAAAATCTCTTGTTATAAAAACAGTTCAATCCATAGAAAATAAAGAGGTAAAAACTTACGTTCAAAATGATGATTTTCAATTAAAAACAGCATACAAACTTCACAGTGAGAACACAAAAATTAACTGGACAGCTCCTCTTCAGGATATTTACAACCTTATAAGAGGACTAAGCCCCTATCCCTCTGCATATACGATCTTAGAAAATGGCGGTAAGGAGCAAAGAGTAAAAATTTATAACGCTTTCGCGAAAGCAGAATCTCAAATGTATATCCCACCTGGAGCTGTTACCATAGCAGATGATCACCTAGCTATTGCTACACCAGAAGGCTATATCTGTATAACGGAAATGCAATTATCAGGAAAGAAAAAAATGGCTGTAAAAGATTTATTAAATGGTTATAAATTTGACAAAAATGCCAAAATGCGCTAA